In Mesotoga infera, the DNA window AGCTCTCTCGTATCGGTCATAGCACTGGGAGATCTTACAATGAAAGCGAGACAGGTCGGAACTCAGACGCTGGCGGTCTTTGAAGCGTATATAGTACTAGCAGCCTGTTATCTCGTAATGACCTCTCTTGTATCTCTCGCGGGAAGGATACTTGAAAG includes these proteins:
- a CDS encoding amino acid ABC transporter permease; translation: SSLVSVIALGDLTMKARQVGTQTLAVFEAYIVLAACYLVMTSLVSLAGRILERRLAIP